TGATACCCAGCGAGGGAAGCAACATCAGTAATCTCAAAACTCTGTCTAAGTGGTCGTATGGTTTGTTTTTGCACTGTTTTTAGCACTTTAAGCCCTATTGGGCTCTATTCTGTGTTTGTCTCAAGAATATTTGAATAAAATTGATTAAAAGTTAGTTTTTATATATATCACCCATTTGCTATTGCACAGAAGAACTGACACCAATAATAAAACAGCTCAGTTCAAGGATAAGGATAATAACCTCAAAGCTGGGGTTATGAAAACGTAACCTGCTTATGTCTCATAACAAAATGACTTTTATTTGTAACATATCGTAAATCACAATGTACGTAATAGGAAACTTAACGTTTAGCTGCTTGTGCCTTAGGGCTACTGATGTCATTGATGTATCAtacattcacagatgtactgctctatattgaaagagtaGATGCTACCATCACTTCATACCCTTGTTAGACGTGCACTTTtctaacatgacaatgatccaaaatgcaCATCTGTTGCATTTTTGAAGAACagagtgaaagtgattcagtggccaagtatgtctgCTGATCTGAGCCAAATCAAAACACCTATGGGGGAATTCTGAGGAGACAAGTTgaacatcactctccatccagaatTCAGGCTCTAAAAGACATTgcgcttgaagaatggaaaaagataaatGTTGTAATATGTCGTCAACTTGTTAATTCCGTGATTAAAAGACTTGGTGTTGTCTTTAAAAATCATGGACATCATGCAAAGTACTAGACATGGTAGTTTTTcgtgtggggtgtattcatttttatatCAGGTAGTTTGAGTGAGGTTATGGTCACATGACCATATTTTCTCTCATACTGTTGTCTATACAAAAACAGACAGCAGAGTAAATTTTAATCAACAAATCTTGGAATAATAGtagtttccacaattggatgtggtaaaaaaaatgtccctgtgctgagataatcttctacatgtgcccctgctgtgtactgtgtaatggccgtgtctgactgtgcagggatatggtctgatcgtaccacatctcctgggcaggggaggaagcaaaagagtctaCGGACATTAcatcatgggatcacagctgattctttttgtaagATAAAGCATTTCCTTgcctgttttttaaaaatgttttacctcaaagaaatagTTATTTGTGATCCTGTACTGTAATGTctatatactttttatttttttacttcctccctgcccaggagctatggtatgatcatacattgtgattttttgttttttatttttagattctgtctctcacagttgaagtgtatctatgataaaaattacagaccttcccattctttgtagatgagaaaacttgtaaaatcagcagtgtatcaaatacttattttccccactgtacatatgtatgtttgtatgtattaaATTTAACACAAATGTTTTGTAGTTCTATCAGAACAGAAGATGAAGTGGCACTAGTAAAAGATGGAGAAGAAGAAACATTTATAGCTGAGCAATTCCAGAAGACATTAGCAGAGCTTGATGAAGACTCAGAAGGTACTTTATATTTTCACCAATACCTATCGTGGTCCTTCAGCAATCTATAAGATTATAGATAAACAGTAATTTTCTGATCTGCGCAGGTTCGGAACTTACAAAGTACTAATTCCTTTACCATACAATATGCCTTTTCCCTGTTGCCCATTGGCTTTTAATTGTGCCAAAATATTGCTTCTATATAGTGTGAAAAATAGAGAGAGTAGTCTTAAATATGTAAAAAAAGGCCCTACTATTTTAATACCGTGCCCAATTTATAATAGTATATCTTTAATAACAATATTTTGTGCTCAAAAACAGTGCATGTAATGTCACCTTTAGTATCTTTATTGTCAATGTATATATTGTTTTAGTGCACAAATTgtcaatgtatatatatttttttcattactaCAACTGATTGACTACAATTTATGGAAAACTTGGAGGTCTTTTTCAGGCCTCCAGTTGCTAATGTGCTGACAGAGGGACTGCTCCCCCTCTATCAAACTTCTCATGAGGGTTTACAGTGATCAGGAGCAAGGCTATTTATATCAATCAGACTCATACAGCTGACCTCACCAGTACAAAAGCCGTACCATGCGATCAGATTGACATACATAGCAGTCATGGAGCACAAACTGACACATGCCCAGGACCAATATTTAGATCATATAGCTTTAAAAGGGTTATTATGTTTGTAAGGGCCCATTTAGAAGTGCAAACAATCTAGAACGAGCATTTGTTGGAATGCCCATTCACTGATTATCTGTTTGCGAAAACATGACAGCAGGCAACTGATGAATTAGAAAAATGCCCATTCATCAGGTTACTGGGTTGTTCTTATTACTATTAATCCCTTACTGTCAGGGACAATATTCATTTTTACACTTTCATCCTCCCTCCCCCTTCCAGAAAGttgtaacttatttatttttttcaccatcAGAGAATCAAGAGATTATAGTGGATCAATATTCCATGTCATAAAGTGTTATAAGTAGTTTTATCATACTGACAAATGAACATGTTCAAATTACATTTAAAAACAATCCATGTAGTTATCACAATCACCCTGACTTGAGTTTCGCCTGCCATCTTCCTCTGGTGTCCAAGACTAGATAAAGCATGAGTTCTTTTTCTACCATAAATATTTTATATTTCTATTGGATAAAGATATCAAAACAGGGTTGTCTAAATTTATGGGATTTTTACTTCAAACTGTGCTGCACAAAAGGTGCACATTCAAAAACTGCTATAAATCTATAAGCTTATAACTATCATAAATATGGCTTTAATGCTTTGTTCATTGACAAAGTTTcaaatttatttaaagggaataatATATTGACGATATGTATATTGGCAATATCTATTAGCTCAGTATAATGATTTTTACTTCACAGATATGGATGATGGAGACATTGGAGAGAGGAATCATATTGGTACTAGATCGAGTCCTGTAGGTGAAGAGTCAAGTCATTATAATGATTCCAGTGAACACAGTACTGCTGTTCCTGTTACTGTTATAGATGAGGTTCCCGAAATTAACACTTTAAAGTATAATCCACACAATCTCACAAAAGTGAAAGAAGACAGTACAATATTGAATTTGTCTGCCGTCAGTAACAGGCAGAGTATTAATAAGCCTCCAgaagcagaaaaaataaaaaagaaaaatagtcaAACATACAAAATTCCCCAACCCACTTCACAGGAAGTAAAATTGAAGGCTGAACATTTGAAACTTGAGGAAAATCACAGCACATCAAATATGGCAATGCGTAATAATTCACAAAAGCAATCTGCTGGTAAAGAAAGTCAATCAAGTAATACAGTTGCTTGTCCGATCAAAGTATTTCAAGATACAAGACAAACAAAGGAAAAAAGTGATATATTGCCAGAAAAAATTCAAATCAAAGAAAACCATGCTTCAAGTAATGTTCATAAGATAACAGAGCCATCTAAACCAGTACTGAGGCGACAACAAACATATGAAGCAAAAGCAGGCATGACCACTTTTACAGTTGTTCCTCCCAAACCAGATATAAAAAAATATGACAGAGAAGTTTCCATTTCAGCCAGCGCCATTAAGATAGATGATCAGGGGAACCTGATAAGCCCCCAGTCTTCATTTGATAAAAAAGATACGAAAAATAATATCATTAATGAATCCGAGGGAACCCTTATTGAGAAGCCTCTTTTAGAAAAAGCTAAAGAGTTCTGGAGATCAAATTCTATGGAACCACAAGTTGTGGACTCAAAAGAGCAAACTATAAAAAAGTTAGACACAATTAAAAGTTATAGGCCAAATCAAGCTCTAGAAAATAAAGTAAATTCTACATCATTTATGGGTTTCATTCAAGAGATTCCTGGAAATAAGGTAAATGATACTAATAACCAGTTGCTGATGACAAAATCAGCAACTGCTCCAGAGAAGATTATTATAATTGAAAATACTAGCAAGGGAAGAACAGACATGGTAAAGCCCACAGTTCATAGTAAATTTAATGGAGTACAGCAAACAAAATCTACAAAAGGTCCTAGTGAAAACAGGAGCATTATTGAAAGCACAATTAAGGAGAAAACTAACCTACCAAGTCCTGTTAATGAAATGCCTAAAGTCTCAAAACATACCAAACCAGTTTACTTTCCAGCAGCTTCACAGGAAAGAGTATTCACTATAGAGCAACCAAACATGGAGAGAAAAGATTTGCCATTTCTGAAGTCTTCCAAGCGGACATCTAGCCAATATGTTGCATCTGCTATATCCAAGTATACCGAACCTGTAGATATAAAAGCTGAACAAACTTCGGAGGCCAAACAGAATACAAACTTTGGTAATAGGGACAACATATTAAAGAACAATAGGAACTTTGTAGCAGAAAAGCCAAAAGTAGAAGTCAATGTTATAAATAAGGAAGAAGTAAGTGCAGATTGGAAGAAAAACTTCAGCAACAGTAATGATGGAAACATAGTAAGTAGAAATCTCCAAATAGAACCATCATCTAAAATGAATTCTGATGGCAAGCAAGGTATGACGTTTAAAATAGAAAGATCGTTGTCAGAACAAAATGGTTTAATTGGATCACAAAGTATTTGGGGAAACACATCTGTAACTAAAAGGACAAGCATAAATTACTCTACTCCAGAATCTTCTCGGCTTTCTCGACCAATATCTGGCCTGCCGTCGAATGCCTTTTTAAAAGCTGTTAGAGAGAAGTCTGGTAAAATAGAACAGAACAATTCTATTGTCTACATAAAAGCAACACCTGCTACTGCAGCAACCCCCGAGATTGAAGAAAAGCATGAGGTAGATAATGATGTCATACCTTCAACAGTAATAGATGAACCAGACAATCCCAGTGACAGTAATATTTTTGGACCTAAGGCTAGATTCCGACCAATTGTACAGAAGCCTATGCAAAAAGATAACTCAGTCCACAGTGCCTTAATGGGAGCTATTCAGTCTGGAGAAGGCAAAGAGAAGCTTCGAAAAATTCAGGTACGGTAATCTGTTCCACTTATTGCTGAGCTTATGGCTTCTATATATTGTTTAATTAAACATATGCATATACCACAATGTAAAaataatacagtatatatacagcactggcaaaaattaagagaccactgcaaaatgttcagtttgtctcatttttctctttataggtatatttttgagtaaaatgtaaattgttcttttattctatagacttctgacaacatgtctccgaatttccaagcaataatttttgtattttttttctgacaaagaaaaagggtcaaaataaaaaaaacagtgctttcagacctcaaataatgcaaagaaagcaagttcataatcatttagaaacaacaatactaatgtttcaactcaggaggagttcagaaatcaatattttgtggaataatcatgatttttaatcacagctttcatgcgtcttggcatgctttccgccagactttcacactgcttctggcacaaaaatgtaagcatttcttctttgtttgatggcttgtgactatccatcatcctctcgattacattccagaggttttcaatggggttcaggtctggagattgggctgcccatgacagggttttgatgtggtggtctcttaatttttgccagagctgtacatatataaataatGCAATAGTTTAATGAATAATTCAGATATTTCAAATACTACTTACATTTTCGTAATAGTTTAAATATTTCCTGTTTAATTGCAGTATATAACTTTAGGTAGACATGACAGCAAAGATGGTAGAATgaaggtaaaatatttaataaacatTGAATGATTCTGATTATTTGTATGACATTTAGATAGCAAGGACCTCAGAGGTTAGAACTTTAAATGTCTGGCCTTATCATATTTTCTGTAAAGTCTAGGAAAATTAAACTGGAAGAGATTGGCTGCAGAGGTTAACATGCAGGTCTGGAATGGGACTGAAATTTATTCCTGGCATTTTTAGGACAAAATGTTGGTCTTGCACACACTTTAGTAGATGGGAGTCTCTAATGCAAAATGCCTACTTTACATTATAGGCAATCAAAATCAAAATTGACAGTAATGTAAATGTAATTCCTAAATATACTGTATCCTAGGCCTCTTTTCTCCTGATTAGCAGGCCATACTGAGATACTCTGTTTCAATCTCAAACTGATGTACTGACACAACCAACATAGCCATGAGATAattttttatatacagctctggaaataattaagagaccaccacatcaaaactctgttgTGCACCTTCTATGCACCTACATTGTAATGTCTGACATTTGCCAGAATGAGATGAGCTGCTTACACCCAGTAGCAATAGTGTCCAAGAACAAATGTGTTGTTGTTAGTTTTGTTCATGTATTGGCCTTTGATTTTCGTTAAAATTCTATTTTATTGTGATTCTTGTTAAAATGCAATGTTATCATGATTCATTGACATGAATTTTTAACTGCCTAAAATATTAATTTAAGACAACAGTTTTATATGTTTTCATTAGAACTCACCAACAGATGGAGATGAGAGAAAGTTTGCTGAGCCAGAGAATGAAAGGTCTGCATTACTTTCAGCAATTCGAGCTCATAATGGCATCTCAAGGCTGAAAAAGGTAGGTGGAAACCAATATTGGATAAGTGTTATTGCTGTTTATAATGTCTGCACATCTACtaagcatctcacaaaattagaatatcatcaaaaagttaatttatttcagttcttcaatacaaaaagtgaaactcatacattagatagagtcattacaaacagagtgatgtatttcaagtgtttatttctgttaatgttgatgattatggcttacagccaatgaaaactcaaaagtcattatctcagtaaattagaatactttataaaaccagcttgaaaaaattattttaaaatccgaaatgttggcctactgaaatgtatgttcagtaaatgcattcagtacttggttggggctccttttgcatcaattactgcatcaatgcggcatggcatggaggcgatcagtctgtggtactgataaggtgttatggaagcccaggttgctttgatagcagccttcagttcttctgcattgttgggtctggtgtctctcatcttcctcttgacaataccccatagattctctatggggttaaggtcaggcgagtttgctggccaatcaagcacagtgatgccgtTGTTTTTAAAACCagctattggtacttttggcagtgtggacaggtgccaagtcctgctggagaatgaaatttccatctccaaaaagcatgtcggcagagggaagcatgaagtgctctaaaatttcctggtagacgactgcgctgacattggtcttgataaaacacagtagacctacatcagcagatgacatggctcccgaaaccatcattgattgtggatacttcacactagcccatggaaatcaaggtccaagagtctataggaagagtggagagacagacaatccaagcaatTGGGAACAAAGTAATAGCGGATAGATCCTATTAGCTAGAAATGTGTGGCTTTAATTAGTTGCAAAAACAATTTGGAGAAACTCAGTTTAGTTGGTCATTGCTCAGAACTTTTTATTAGTGTCACTGCATAATGAGAACAAGGATTTTAGATATGCAAGTGACTGTTGTTTGACAAGGTGTATTACattctcttctatttttgaaactTAATAAATATGTTTTCTTTGGCTAGGTATCTTCTACTGCATCGGATGAACTCCAGACCTTAAGAAGCATAGAAACATTGCAGAATAATGATTTTGTAGGAATGAATACATCAATTCCCCCTCCACCTTGTTCAccacctcctccaccaccatcattactaAATACAACAGCAAAATCGCCAGCAACCTCTCTTAACAATTCGGTGGATGCAAGAGAAGAGTTATTAGCAGCAATTCGTTCAGGCGCTGGGGCTTCCAGATTGAAAAAGGTAATGTATTCAAATTAGGTTGTCAAAGAACTAATTTCACTGCAATCTTCTCATGTTAGAATAATAATGTTGTGTGATAGAAGTTTTCAATGTCATCAAATTGAATGTCCTACCTTAAATATAATTAAATAATACTATTCTGCTTGTTtctataatatacagtacagaccaaaagtttgaacacaccttctcatttaaagatttttctgcattttcatgactatgaaaattgtacattcacactgaaggcatcaaaactatgaattaacacgtggaattatatacttaacaaaaaagtgtgaaacaactgaaattatgtcttatattctaggttcttcaaagtagccaccttttgctttgatgactgctttgcacactcttggcattctcttgatgagcatcaattttaaccatcctcCCTGTCTCTGCTGAAAAAGCAGGCCCATAccatgaagctgccaccaccatgttagacagtggggatggtgtgtttcgggtgatgagctgtgttgcctttaggccaaacatatcgtttggaatTGTTGccagaaagttcaattttggtttcatctgaccagagcaccttcttacacatgtttggtgtgtctcccaggtggcttgttgcgaaactttaaacaacactttttatggatatctttgataaatggctttcttcttgccacttttccataaaggccatatttatgcagtgtacgactgattgttgtcctatggacagactgtcccacctcagctgtagatctctgcagttcatccagagtgatcatgggcctcttggctgcatctctgatcagtcttctccttgtttgagatgaaagtttagagggactgctgggtcttggtagatttgcagtggtatgatactccttccatttcaatatgatcgcttgcacagtgctccttgggatgattaaagttttggaaatcattttgtatccaaatccggctttaaacttctccacaacagtatcatggacctgcctgttgtgttccttggtcttcatgatgctgtcTGTGCTTCAAacggaaccctgagactatcacagagcaggtgcatttatacggagacctgATTACACTCAgggggattatatttatcatcattaggcgtttaggacaacattggatcattcagagatccacaatgaactcctggagtgagtttgctgcactgaaagtaaaggggccgaataatattgcacgccccacttttcagtttttgaatttccacaaaaatttaaaataaccaataaatttcgttcaacttcacaattgtgttcaaaTTGCTGTTGAttcgtcaccaaaaatttacatttggtatctttatgtttgaagcatgatatgtgggaaaaggttgaaaaattccagggagcCGAAAACTTTCGCAAGGCTCTGTAATTTTTTATACGCTCGTCTCACCCATGCCTAAATGTGTATATAATTAGATATAATGTAGGTGTTTTTGTTTTCATGTGAGTTCCCAGTGCAAAGAGAAGCATTTATCTATCTTTTGCTTTCTTGGTTTTCACAttactctgtactctgactttaaaCTCAGTTGTTTTGTTAAAATTGTCTCTTAGCTTGCATGAGCAGTCAAACTCTTATTCTCCTTGAGGCTGCATTTATAtgttgtggctgtgttatatttttTTTCGTCACAGTCATGGAAAACAATGCATTGTTTGGCAACGATTTTCCAAAACAGTGGCAAAAACTTTGTGGTTCTATTGCAAGTatgaaaaaaacacaacacaacTGCAGTTTGTGAATGTAGTCTGAAGTTAGTAATTGGGCTCTAATGTGTCATATAAGTTTATAATTTCAGCTGTGGCTATTATTTAACCAGCATTTACAATCCTTCAGTCGGATAATGACAGCATTTTGTTTATGTTAAAttggagaagaaaagaaaaaaatcaaattcAGTGAGTGCATAATTTAAAGACATTGGTTTTATTGCAAAGCTTTGAAGATCAGTAAGTTACTACCTATCATATTTTTGGACTATAGGAATTactataaggccggtgtcacacctaacgtataaaaatacggtccgttttttacggctgagatacgcagaaatgttcccgaacagtgacccgtatgtcatccgtgtgcaatgcgaggatgcaattttttatcACAACagtatctgtgtgtcatcggtatggcgagattttctcgccggcttgcaaaatggacataaaatggattcatgggctcaaatatttgtgaaaacatttatatttatatatatatatatatatatatatatatatataccgtatatactcgagtataagctgacccaagtataagccgacccccctaattttgccacaaaaaactgggaaaacttaatgactcgagtataagcctagggtgggaaatgcagcagctaccggtaaatgtcaaaagtaaaaatagataccaataaaagtaaaattaattgagacatcagtagagtaagtgtttttgaatatccatattgaatcaggagccccatataatggaccataaagtttatgatggccccataagatactccatattaaaatattccccttataatcctgcataaaggttaataatggccccataagatgctccatagacacatttgcccaatataatgctgcacaaatgttgattatggccccataagatgctccataaagatatttgccccatatagtgctgcacaaacgttatggccccataagatactccatacagacatttgccccatgcagtgctgcacaaacgttaattatgtccccataagatgctccatatagatatttgccccatatagtgctgcacaaacgttgattatggccccataagatgctccatacagacacttgccccatatagtgctgcacaaatgttgattatgaacccaaaagatgttccatacagacacttgccccatatagtgctgcacaaacgttgattatggccccataagatgctccatacagacacttgccccatatagtgctgcacaaatgttgattatgaacccaaaagatgttccatacagacacttgccccatatagtgctgcacaaatgttgattatggccccagacacttgccccatatagtgctgcacaaacattgattatggccccatacagacacttgccccatataatcctgcacaaacgttgattatggccccataagatgctccatacagacaactgccccatttgctgttgctgcgataaaaaaaaaaaaaaatcacatactcacctctctgtcgctcaggcccccggcactttcaatattcacctgacttccttccggcaccgctccatcctccgcgtcttctgcactgacgttcaggaggagggcgcgcactaaccacatcatcacaccctctgacctgagcgtcgctgcagaagacgctgaagacggagcggagcCCGGAACAAGgatcaggtgaatatcgcgcagcgctcccctccccgttatactcacctgctcctggcactgtgcagtccctgctttcccagagccgcagcttcttcctgtactgagcggtcaccgttaccactcactacagtaatgaatatgcggctcccctatgggaggtggagccacaaattcattactgtaatgagcggtaccatgtgaccgctcagtaaaggaagaagctggggcgccggggagccagggacctggccaggagcaggtgagtataattaaacagcccccgctccccctcccctgccgacccctgtgtatgactcgagtataagccgagaggggcactttcagccccaaaaaatgggctgaaaatctcagcttatactcatgtatatatgtcagtgagacacatatatatatatatatatatatatatatatatatatatatatat
This is a stretch of genomic DNA from Ranitomeya variabilis isolate aRanVar5 chromosome 6, aRanVar5.hap1, whole genome shotgun sequence. It encodes these proteins:
- the COBL gene encoding protein cordon-bleu isoform X3 translates to MLLDLKKGFYKDIFQDIIMEMSQKQPVGKKIKAPAPPPPMQSTSKPQMEHMSSTESEWTGNEISEESKENLLHRKVDLTICLPDGQEKPVTVDGSKAVMDFLVDLCSQHHLNPVQHTLEVRSGVSQQPLTLRPNTLIGTLDVETIFLKEKVTEVKVRKPPPKIPEKTIRLVVNFLGTQKAVVRVNPAVPLRNILPAVCEKCELSHENVTLLRDAISKEELNMSRSLNELGIKELYAWSSKQEKNRNLSSNSDTTEKEKKGIFGFFRSNKKVNKNEGSIGNVESDDYEEVFRTASISGNRCEGFSTAPSSPSLNSRSSVLGASLSLSNISGIGARTEVKKRRAPPPPEPTSPIVAVEKTPGDMSTEPLYAAVQKEEQKKKRRAPPPPTSQMPNQKHKDLENRKSYTGNGRQVPQKPPRGNSRSPPQLMIPPPPPYPPPDHDIVDPPVFENGAPLTGPTRPIPAKREKHLSLRNSVSSEELLTTDDAGSVNSYREDSGIVSSPSDNTSLDLQIYSSKREDKTEKQLNECTTPIGNVHPARAGSFNSDDSWRLNTSSIRTEDEVALVKDGEEETFIAEQFQKTLAELDEDSEDMDDGDIGERNHIGTRSSPVGEESSHYNDSSEHSTAVPVTVIDEVPEINTLKYNPHNLTKVKEDSTILNLSAVSNRQSINKPPEAEKIKKKNSQTYKIPQPTSQEVKLKAEHLKLEENHSTSNMAMRNNSQKQSAGKESQSSNTVACPIKVFQDTRQTKEKSDILPEKIQIKENHASSNVHKITEPSKPVLRRQQTYEAKAGMTTFTVVPPKPDIKKYDREVSISASAIKIDDQGNLISPQSSFDKKDTKNNIINESEGTLIEKPLLEKAKEFWRSNSMEPQVVDSKEQTIKKLDTIKSYRPNQALENKVNSTSFMGFIQEIPGNKVNDTNNQLLMTKSATAPEKIIIIENTSKGRTDMVKPTVHSKFNGVQQTKSTKGPSENRSIIESTIKEKTNLPSPVNEMPKVSKHTKPVYFPAASQERVFTIEQPNMERKDLPFLKSSKRTSSQYVASAISKYTEPVDIKAEQTSEAKQNTNFGNRDNILKNNRNFVAEKPKVEVNVINKEEVSADWKKNFSNSNDGNIVSRNLQIEPSSKMNSDGKQGMTFKIERSLSEQNGLIGSQSIWGNTSVTKRTSINYSTPESSRLSRPISGLPSNAFLKAVREKSGKIEQNNSIVYIKATPATAATPEIEEKHEVDNDVIPSTVIDEPDNPSDSNIFGPKARFRPIVQKPMQKDNSVHSALMGAIQSGEGKEKLRKIQNSPTDGDERKFAEPENERSALLSAIRAHNGISRLKKVSSTASDELQTLRSIETLQNNDFVGMNTSIPPPPCSPPPPPPSLLNTTAKSPATSLNNSVDAREELLAAIRSGAGASRLKKVSASVRIL
- the COBL gene encoding protein cordon-bleu isoform X5, translating into MLLDLKKGFYKDIFQDIIMEMSQKQPVGKKIKAPAPPPPMQSTSKPQMEHMSSTESEWTGNEISEESKENLLHRKVDLTICLPDGQEKPVTVDGSKAVMDFLVDLCSQHHLNPVQHTLEVRSGVSQQPLTLRPNTLIGTLDVETIFLKEKVTEVKVRKPPPKIPEKTIRLVVNFLGTQKAVVRVNPAVPLRNILPAVCEKCELSHENVTLLRDAISKEELNMSRSLNELGIKELYAWSSKQEKNRNLSSNSDTTEKEKKGIFGFFRSNKKVNKNEGSIGNVESDDYEEVFRTASISGNRCEGFSTAPSSPSLNSRSSVLGASLSLSNISGIGARTEVKKRRAPPPPEPTSPIVAVEKTPGDMSTEPLYAAVQKEEQKKKRRAPPPPTSQMPNQKHKDLENRKSYTGEKHLSLRNSVSSEELLTTDDAGSVNSYREDSGIVSSPSDNTSLDLQIYSSKREDKTEKQLNECTTPIGNVHPARAGSFNSDDSWRLNTSSIRTEDEVALVKDGEEETFIAEQFQKTLAELDEDSEDMDDGDIGERNHIGTRSSPVGEESSHYNDSSEHSTAVPVTVIDEVPEINTLKYNPHNLTKVKEDSTILNLSAVSNRQSINKPPEAEKIKKKNSQTYKIPQPTSQEVKLKAEHLKLEENHSTSNMAMRNNSQKQSAGKESQSSNTVACPIKVFQDTRQTKEKSDILPEKIQIKENHASSNVHKITEPSKPVLRRQQTYEAKAGMTTFTVVPPKPDIKKYDREVSISASAIKIDDQGNLISPQSSFDKKDTKNNIINESEGTLIEKPLLEKAKEFWRSNSMEPQVVDSKEQTIKKLDTIKSYRPNQALENKVNSTSFMGFIQEIPGNKVNDTNNQLLMTKSATAPEKIIIIENTSKGRTDMVKPTVHSKFNGVQQTKSTKGPSENRSIIESTIKEKTNLPSPVNEMPKVSKHTKPVYFPAASQERVFTIEQPNMERKDLPFLKSSKRTSSQYVASAISKYTEPVDIKAEQTSEAKQNTNFGNRDNILKNNRNFVAEKPKVEVNVINKEEVSADWKKNFSNSNDGNIVSRNLQIEPSSKMNSDGKQGMTFKIERSLSEQNGLIGSQSIWGNTSVTKRTSINYSTPESSRLSRPISGLPSNAFLKAVREKSGKIEQNNSIVYIKATPATAATPEIEEKHEVDNDVIPSTVIDEPDNPSDSNIFGPKARFRPIVQKPMQKDNSVHSALMGAIQSGEGKEKLRKIQNSPTDGDERKFAEPENERSALLSAIRAHNGISRLKKVSSTASDELQTLRSIETLQNNDFVGMNTSIPPPPCSPPPPPPSLLNTTAKSPATSLNNSVDAREELLAAIRSGAGASRLKKVSASVRIL